The following coding sequences lie in one Girardinichthys multiradiatus isolate DD_20200921_A chromosome 13, DD_fGirMul_XY1, whole genome shotgun sequence genomic window:
- the LOC124879387 gene encoding sporozoite surface protein 2-like, giving the protein MNLPTGPPPTRTQIPNTCAQTQLRSDPEELAKPAEPCPSPHSLPRQQANSNADDPTSKKRTQPCHPTCCNPSTPHSSLLHQSPPGHDSQQSSTPTSPPNHPANVSNPSLPVHERETSTSQVTRTGRPTAPDRAHPPAIPVQAQDILHPLNRSPAPRQGPEQQKEALEEGHHSPPKTGHPANPTPKPRRCPCMPVTHTPARHTLPHQAGTKQAGRLSPPPKQSHIPINATDCLAKPRPRHTNSEQCRQRK; this is encoded by the exons ATGAATCTCCctacagggccacccccaaccaggacacagataccTAACACATGTGCCCAAACCCAACTGAGATCCGACCCCGAAGAGCTGGCAAAGCCCGCTGAACCCTGCCCCTCACCACACAGTTTGCCGCGACAGCAAG CCAATTCAAATGCTGATGATCCCACTTCcaaaaagaggacacaaccctGCCACCCCACATGCTGCAACCCCTCCACACCACACTCCAGCCTGCTGCACCAATCCCCCCCCGGAcacgacagccagcagagcagcacaccgacAAGCCCGCCTAACCATCCGGCCAACGTCAGCAACCCCAGCCTGCCAGTCCATGAGAGAGAAACAAGCACCAGCCAGGTAACCAGGAcgggcaggccaaccgctccagacCGAGCACACCCCCCAGCCATcccagtgcaggcacaagacatTCTCCACCCACTGAACCGCAGCCCGGCGCCCAGACAAGGGCCAGAGcaacagaaggaagcattggaggaaggccaccacagcccACCTAAGACAgggcaccccgccaaccccacacccaaacccCGGAGGTGCCCCTGCATGCCGGTCACTCACACTCCCGCACGGCATACCTTGCCTCACCAAGCAGGCACCAAACAGGCTGGCCGGCTATCACCTCCACCAAAGCAAAGCCACATCCCAATCAATGCCACAGACTGCCTGGCCAAACCACGCCCCCGACACACaaacagtg